Proteins encoded together in one Mus caroli chromosome 4, CAROLI_EIJ_v1.1, whole genome shotgun sequence window:
- the Nudt2 gene encoding bis(5'-nucleosyl)-tetraphosphatase [asymmetrical] translates to MALRACGLIIFRRHLIPKMDNSTIEFLLLQASDGIHHWTPPKGHVDPGENDLETALRETREETGIEASQLTIIEGFRRELNYVARQKPKTVIYWLAEVKDYNVEIRLSQEHQAYRWLGLEEACQLAQFKEMKATLQEGHQFLCSTPA, encoded by the exons ATGGCCCTGAGGGCATGTGGCTTGATCATCTTCCGAAGACACCTTATTCCCAAGATGGACAACAGTACAATTGAATTTCTGCTGCTGCAGGCATCAGACGGCATTCATCACTGGACTCCTCCCAAAG GCCATGTGGACCCAGGAGAGAATGACTTAGAAACAGCCCTGCGAGAGACTCGGGAGGAAACAGGCATAGAAGCAAGCCAACTGACCATCATTGAGGGGTTCAGAAGGGAGCTCAATTATGTGGCCAGGCAGAAGCCTAAAACGGTCATTTACTGGCTGGCAGAAGTGAAAGACTACAATGTAGAGATCCGCCTCTCCCAGGAGCATCAAGCCTACCgctggctggggctggaggaggcCTGCCAGTTGGCTCAGTTCAAGGAGATGAAGGCAACACTCCAAGAAGGACACCAGTTTCTCTGCTCCACACCGGCCTGA
- the Myorg gene encoding myogenesis-regulating glycosidase — protein sequence MPQNLQETSQAYPRHRPGSHAGPKSLKVTPRATMYTFLPDNFSPAKPKPTKELRPLLCSAVLGLLLVLAAVVAWCYYSASLRKAERLRAELLDLNRGGFSIRNQKGEQVFRLAFRSGALDLDSCSRDGALLGCSRAADGRPLHFFIQTVRPKDTVMCYRVRWEEVVPGRAVEHAMFLGDAAAHWYGGAEMRTQHWPIRLDGQQEPQPFVTSDVYSSDAAFGGILERYWLSSRAAAIKVNDSVPFHLGWNSTERSMRLQARYHDTSYKPPAGRTAAPELSYRVCVGSDVTSIHKYMVRRYFNKPSRVPASEAFRDPIWSTWALYGRAVDQNKVLQFAQQIRQYRFNSSHLEIDDMYTPAYGDFNFDEGKFPNASDMFRRLRDAGFRVTLWVHPFVNYNSSRFGEGVERELFVREPTGRLPALVRWWNGIGAVLDFTHPEAREWFQGHLRRLRLRYNVTSFKFDAGEVSYLPRDFSTYRPLSDPSVWSRRYTEMAEPFFSLAEVRVGYQSQNISCFFRLVDRDSVWGYDLGLRSLIPAVLTVSMLGYPFILPDMIGGNAVPERTAGRQDGPGPERELYVRWLEVAAFMPAMQFSIPPWQYDAEVVAIAHKFAALRASLVAPLLLELAGEITDTGDPIVRPLWWIAPGDETAHRIDSQFLIGDTLLVAPVLEPGKQERDVYLPAGKWRSYKGELFDKTPVLLTDYPVDLDEVAYFTWAS from the coding sequence ATGCCCCAGAACCTTCAGGAGACGAGCCAGGCCTATCCCCGACATCGACCTGGTAGCCACGCAGGCCCTAAAAGTCTCAAAGTTACCCCACGAGCAACCATGTACACTTTCCTGCCTGACAATTTTTCACCTGCCAAACCCAAGCCCACTAAAGAGCTGAGACCTCTGCTGTGCTCCGCAGTACTGGGACTGCTGCTGGTGCTCGCCGCAGTTGTGGCCTGGTGCTACTACAGCGCCTCGCTACGCAAAGCTGAACGCCTGCGCGCGGAGCTGCTGGACCTGAACCGTGGCGGCTTCTCCATCCGTAACCAGAAGGGTGAGCAAGTCTTCCGCCTGGCCTTCCGTTCCGGTGCTCTAGATCTTGACTCCTGCAGCCGGGATGGTGCGCTGCTTGGCTGCTCCCGAGCGGCCGACGGACGCCCGTTGCACTTCTTTATTCAGACAGTACGACCTAAGGACACTGTAATGTGCTACCGCGTGCGCTGGGAGGAAGTTGTGCCAGGGCGTGCTGTGGAGCACGCGATGTTTCTGGGAGATGCTGCGGCGCACTGGTATGGCGGCGCAGAGATGAGGACGCAACACTGGCCCATCCGCCTAGATGGCCAGCAAGAACCGCAGCCATTTGTCACGAGCGACGTCTACTCGTCTGACGCCGCATTCGGGGGCATCCTTGAGCGCTACTGGTTATCTTCACGCGCGGCTGCCATCAAAGTCAATGATTCAGTGCCCTTCCACCTGGGCTGGAACAGCACGGAGCGTTCGATGAGACTGCAGGCACGCTACCACGACACATCTTACAAGCCACCAGCTGGCCGTACTGCCGCGCCAGAGCTCAGCTACCGCGTGTGCGTGGGCTCAGACGTCACCTCCATCCACAAGTACATGGTTCGACGTTACTTCAACAAGCCATCCAGGGTACCAGCGTCAGAGGCCTTCCGAGACCCCATTTGGTCCACGTGGGCACTGTATGGGCGCGCTGTGGACCAGAACAAGGTGCTGCAATTCGCCCAGCAGATCCGCCAGTACCGCTTCAACAGCAGCCACCTGGAAATCGATGACATGTACACGCCCGCCTATGGCGACTTTAATTTCGACGAGGGCAAGTTTCCCAATGCCAGTGACATGTTCCGCCGCCTGCGAGATGCCGGCTTCCGCGTCACACTTTGGGTGCATCCGTTTGTCAACTATAACTCGTCCAGATTCGGCGAAGGTGTGGAGCGCGAGCTGTTCGTGCGCGAGCCCACGGGCCGGCTGCCCGCGCTGGTGCGCTGGTGGAACGGCATTGGCGCAGTGCTGGACTTCACGCACCCAGAGGCCCGAGAGTGGTTTCAGGGACACCTACGGCGCCTGCGCTTGCGCTACAACGTGACCTCCTTTAAGTTCGACGCGGGTGAGGTCAGCTACCTGCCCCGGGACTTCAGCACCTACAGGCCTCTGTCTGACCCCAGTGTGTGGAGCAGGCGGTACACCGAGATGGCGGAGCCCTTCTTCTCGCTAGCCGAGGTCCGCGTGGGGTACCAGTCACAGAACATCTCCTGCTTCTTCCGTCTAGTGGACCGCGACTCGGTATGGGGCTACGACCTGGGGCTGCGCTCTCTTATCCCTGCGGTGCTCACCGTCAGTATGCTGGGCTATCCGTTCATCTTGCCCGATATGATAGGTGGCAACGCGGTGCCGGAGCGCACAGCCGGCCGCCAAGATGGGCCGGGGCCAGAGCGCGAGCTCTACGTGCGCTGGCTGGAGGTGGCCGCCTTCATGCCTGCCATGCAGTTTTCAATCCCTCCTTGGCAGTACGACGCAGAAGTGGTAGCCATCGCACACAAATTCGCTGCTCTGCGCGCCTCCCTCGTGGCGCCACTGTTGCTCGAGCTTGCTGGTGAGATTACGGACACTGGCGACCCCATCGTGCGCCCCCTGTGGTGGATCGCACCGGGGGATGAAACGGCTCATCGCATTGACTCACAGTTTCTCATCGGGGACACGCTGTTGGTGGCGCCCGTACTAGAGCCTGGCAAGCAAGAGCGTGATGTCTACCTGCCTGCCGGCAAATGGCGAAGCTACAAGGGTGAGCTTTTTGACAAGACGCCGGTGCTGCTCACGGATTACCCTGTCGACTTGGATGAGGTCGCCTATTTCACCTGGGCTTCCTGA